Proteins co-encoded in one Capsicum annuum cultivar UCD-10X-F1 chromosome 9, UCD10Xv1.1, whole genome shotgun sequence genomic window:
- the LOC107842663 gene encoding GPI transamidase component PIG-T has protein sequence MFRLRSILVFLVLFKSFGSIIGEEEEKIEEFSEALLLRPLPDRKVLAHFHFESKVPPTATHGSHHHLFPKSIYQLVHKYRVQEMELSFTQGRWNYGRWGGYDPISSRNAKPPGVELWATFDVPQHQVDACWRNLTHALSGLFCASINFLESSTAYSAPKWSFKSFAANIRYGTLHREAVCTENLTPWLKLLPCRDKAGLSALMDRPSIYRGFYHSQRLHLVSNEFDLTAASSGMVLEQTLTVVLQPVTLGSGMVSSLGLIQQPSWSLSSLFGREVSGRCVLSNASNIYVQLEPNLVSELMTTSETQQQSDVENLMSQAWSDMSFEMSDSPVRLIEEVYGFQKESSLLYEFSLANYSDSRPFNLEFRWKRPVTWSSQLAPLQASRFLMGSGNERGAIAISLKSVGRSGYAESSVNQEGRCSLRVDVFQVVPWYVKVYYHTLKVFLDERLHNLADVIERINVSPSEDKVSPGLMEIALRLPCDVQLVILTLEFDKGFLHIDEYPPDANQGFDIPSALVRFPEIKTKIHLFEDKCVCKSPILSKLQEESPVLWYTEVLLVPLTTPDFSMPYNVITITCTVFALYFGSLLNALRRRIEEEERLLKSKDTNASGLIGMLLSKLSAKLRGKALEPPSLPLSSKVSYRLILRVILVAGIAAAWQYFFG, from the exons ATGTTTCGGTTAAGATCAATTTTGGTTTTTCTTGTGCTCTTTAAGAGTTTCGGTTCAATTATTGGGGAAGAggaagagaaaattgaagagttCTCAGAAGCATTATTGTTAAGGCCATTACCAGATCGTAAAGTGCTAGCCCATTTTCATTTCGAAAGCAAAGTCCCACCAACTGCAACTCATGGCAGTCACCACCATCTCTTCCCCAAATCCATTTATCAGCTG GTCCATAAATATAGAGTTCAAGAAATGGAGCTGTCCTTCACGCAAGGTCGTTGGAATTATGGACGCTGGGGTGGATACGATCCCATTTCAAGTAGAAATGCGAAGCCTCCTGGAGTTGAACTTTGGGCTACTTTTGATGTTCCACAGCATCAGGTCGACGCTTGTTGGAGAAATTTAACCCATGCTCTTTCAGGGCTCTTTTGTGCTTCTATTAACTTCCTAGAGTCATCAACTGCTTATTCTGCCCCCAAATGGAGCTTCAAGTCATTTGCTGCAAATATCAGGTATGGCACCTTGCACCGCGAGGCTGTTTGCACAGAGAACCTCACTCCCTGGCTAAAGTTGCTTCCTTGTCGAGACAAAGCTGGACTTTCTGCATTGATGGACAGACCTTCTATCTACAGAGGATTTTATCACTCTCAGAGGTTGCATTTGGTCTCAAATGAATTTGATCTAACTGCAGCAAGTTCTGGAATGGTTCTTGAACAGACACTTACTGTTGTTCTTCAACCGGTTACTTTAGGAAGTGGTATGGTATCATCTCTTGGCTTAATACAACAGCCAAGTTGGTCACTGAGCTCATTATTTGGACGGGAAGTTAGTGGAAGGTGTGTTCTTTCGAATGCTAGTAATATCTATGTCCAATTAGAGCCGAATTTGGTGTCTGAATTGATGACTACTTCAGAGACACAACAACAATCTGATGTTGAGAATTTGATGTCTCAAGCTTGGAGTGACATGAGCTTTGAAATGTCTGATTCCCCAGTCAGGTTAATTGAAGAAGTTTATGGCTTTCAGAAGGAGTCATCCCTTCTGTATGAATTTTCTCTAGCAAATTATAGTGATTCAAGGCCATTCAACTTGGAGTTCAGGTGGAAGCGTCCCGTGACATGGTCATCTCAGCTGGCTCCCTTGCAAGCTAGTAGGTTCCTTATGGGAAGTGGGAATGAAAGGGGTGCCATAGCCATCTCCTTGAAGTCTGTAGGAAGAAGTGGGTATGCTGAATCTTCTGTCAACCAGGAAGGAAGATGTTCGCTACGGGTTGATGTTTTCCAAGTTGTTCCTTGGTATGTCAAGGTTTATTACCACACGCTTAAAGTGTTTCTAGATGAACGTCTGCATAATTTAGCAGATGTCATAGAAAGGATAAACGTTTCGCCTTCTGAAGACAAGGTTTCTCCTGGGCTAATGGAAATAGCATTGCGATTGCCCTGTGATGTGCAATTGGTGATTTTGACATTGGAGTTTGATAAG GGTTTTCTGCACATCGATGAGTATCCTCCTGACGCTAACCAGGGTTTTGACATTCCGTCAGCTTTAGTCAGGTTTCCCGAGATCAAAACAAAGATACatttatttgaggataaatgtgtTTGCAAGTCACCTATCTTATCCAAGCTACAG GAAGAAAGCCCTGTTCTATGGTATACAGAAGTATTGCTTGTACCCTTGACCACTCCTGATTTTAGCATGCCTTACAATGTCATCACAATTACATGCACTGTATTCGCTCTATATTTTGGATCCCTACTTAATGCGCTACGTAGGCGTATTGAAGAGGAGGAGAGGCTTTTGAAAAGTAAAG ATACCAACGCAAGTGGTCTGATAGGCATGCTACTGTCCAAATTATCAGCTAAATTGAGGGGAAAGGCGTTGGAACCACCATCCTTACCCTTGTCATCAAAAGTCAGTTATAGGCTAATTCTCAGAGTGATACTGGTGGCTGGTATTGCTGCTGCCTGGCAGTACTTCTTTGGATGA
- the LOC107842664 gene encoding uncharacterized protein LOC107842664, whose product MREIKLLCPSISKIVVSIMVWEEERLDLGSIARVFGLDPSTLKINGHFISRGVDLIASSVTWKSLLSFFSARGFSTAPLIVEGKLSEVGSKRSHSPAEVDKGLLWKKELNDEREKHHEDSNSLGNKKFKESARGVRSNLKRKLSLEGSGLFKRSRTNEYYSGSREEPVDFPKADRARLCSLASEKLKRIRDDEMVVTNPFKRIR is encoded by the exons ATGAGAGAAATCAAGCTATTGTGTCCTTCAATATCAAAGATAGTAGTGTCGATCATGGTTTGGGAAGAAGAAAGACTTGATCTTGGCTCCATTGCACGTGTTTTTGGGCTTGACCCATCAACTTTGAAGATAAATGGTCACTTTATCAGTAGAGGAGTTGATCTTATTGCTTCTTCTGTTACATGGAAATCccttctttccttcttctctgCTCGTGGCTTCTCCACTGCCCCCCTCATTGTTGAAGGAAAGCTCTCTGAAGTTGGTTCCAAAA GATCACATAGTCCAGCAGAAGTTGATAAGGGGTTGCTCTGGAAGAAGGAACTCAATGATGAGAGAGAGAAACATCATGAAGACTCCAACTCCCTTGGTAACAAAAAATTCAAGGAAAGCGCTAGAG GAGTAAGATCGAACCTGAAAAGGAAGCTTTCTTTGGAAGGTTCTGGTCTATTTAAGAGATCAAGAACAAATGAATATTATTCAG GTTCGAGAGAGGAACCAGTGGATTTCCCAAAAGCTGATAGGGCACGTTTATGCAGTTTAGCTAGTGAAAAGTTGAAAAGGATTAGAGATGATGAGATGGTTGTAACAAACCCTTTCAAGAGAATACGATAA